The genomic stretch ATAAACAAAGGGCAGCAGCAAAAATGTTTCTCTTCTATCTGCGGCTCCATCGTCAGAGAAAAGGAAAACTTTGTTATTCCACATGACGTCGATAAAGAACTGGTACCTAATCTAGGGAATATCGTTCCTggcaaagacaacaacaaaaaacaaaaatacaagggGGCGACCGTTATCTCTCCAGTGGCGGGATATCACGGGAATTTTACGGCCGTTCTCGATTTTAATTCTCTATACCCTTCTATAATGGTGGCCAAAAATCTGTGTTACACTACTTTGTTGAAGGAGCCTCCACCTAGCCACTGGAAGTGCGGCCAAGACTATTATTTTAACGAAGAAATTGGCGTGTACTTTGTATCAGCCGCTCGAGAAAAATCTCTCTTATCCAGAATTATAGAACGCAATCTCGAAAAACGAAAATCTGTGAAGCAAAAAATGGCGATGGAAGAGTGTCCCTTGACCCGCAGACTTCTTGACAGTTCTCAACTCGCTCTAAAATTGACGAATAATTCCTTTTACGGACAATTCGGAGTTGCCAAACACGGCATCATACCCTGCTTACCTATTGCGGCTACAATCACGTCTGTAGCTCGGCAAATGCTAGAGAGCACGGTCAGATTTATTCAGGAGACATACACCCGTCAAAGAGGATTTCCTTGCGACGTCACGGTTCTATACGGGGACACGGACAGTGTTTTCCTTTTAATATCGGGCTGTCGTTTGACCGCCGAAGGGGCGAAGGCTTTAGCCGTACAAATTGCCGAAGAGACGACCGCTCTCTTGTTTCAAAAGCCCATCAAACTCGAGTTTGAGAAACTCTTTTCCTCTTTAATAATATACAAAGCAAAAAACTATGTCGGGGTCGTGCAGAAAGAAAACGGCGACGAACGGCTGGAAATGAAAGGAATCAAACCCGTGAAGCGGAACGTTCCCGCATTTATCAGGAGGCTTTTAATCGTTTTATTCGACTTGATTCTCCTGGAAAAAAATCTACCGAAAGCAGAAAGTGTACTCTTGCGATGCCTCGATTGGCTACGCCGAGATGGTGGAACGTGCGATTTTATTTCTTCCGACAACTTCGTTCACCTCACAATGTTATGTAAAGACACAGACGAATACGCAACAACAACGTTACCACCGGCTCACGTGAATCTTACGCGACGTTTAAAGGCGTTGGATGATCCGGACGTCGGGAGGGTGGGCGATTACATACCGATGGTAATTTGTCGAAGATCGGATACCGCCGCTAAAAAGATTTCAGAACGCGTGGAACATCCCAAAAATGTCGGTCGAAGAGTTGAGGAGGATTGCACGATTGTTGACGTATCCTATTACATAGAATACGCCGTAAAAGAATACGAGCGTTTATTCGGATATTGTTACAAGGGCAAGCAGCTGTGCGGACGACAGATatcaaaattgaaaaaagaaTGTCTCCGAATTAGTCGGACGTTAAACGAAGAGTTTCATCGTCATCACATTCTAAAGGACAATCATTCTATCGTGGATTATTTCAAAATACAACACCCGAAACACACGACCAAAAAGCGTCCTCGATTAGACACCACTACCACCaacaacaatgacaatgacaacgcCGCTCGTTGTACTATCGCGGAGGATGTTTTACTACGCGGTATATTCACTGTCTCAccgaaataaataaatattcttTGTAACATATGTTGTAGCCCAGGTAGAAAACTTCAgaccatgtgagtaaaaaatacatgtatgtaacaaATGGGCGGTGCCTTTTATCGTCCGTGTGGTTTTGatatgaaataaaatatttataattttttatgaaTTATTGAATGATTTTTGATTCTGTGTTGTCTCTGTCAGAAAGATGCCAAGTTCTACAACCGTTGTCAGaaaatctttctctctttaGCAGCGGTTGTTCCCCTttgtatggatgtgtgtgtatctctctctctctctctctctcttggtcgtttgtgtgtgtgtgtgtgtgtgtgtgtgtgtgtgtgtgtgtgtgtgtgtgtgtgtgtgtgtgtgtgtgtgtgtgtgtgtgtttatgtatttcGCTATTGTGCCGTATATATATCTTGTGGATTTGGCGACCTGTAACaccacacacctcacacacacacactacactcaCAAAACACTACACTCAGAAACacactacacatacatacacactcagaaacacactacacatacatacacactcagaaacacactacacacacagtacacacggacacacgaacgcacacccCACAGATACAGACTCTATAAAGCAAAATCTCTTCGCAAAGAGAGAGTTTCTTAAATCACCATTTTTGTTATCTCCCCTGCACTATCCGTTAGAATGGGTCAGTCTTTAACTTGTATGTTGGGGGGATAACTCCAGTCTTATTATCTTCCCCTGCTCCagaaaatgtttgttttgtgtcgtctgctttgacAGCATTTAATTTGTGTGCTTTTATTCCGATCTGGTAATTATGTATTGTTTAGGACTGTGTTTTTAGGATGTTAAtaaattatgaacagaaacatttattgttggtggtgtattgtatgtgcgtgtgtgtgtgtttgtaagtgtgtgtgcgtgttcatgCGTTTGTGACGGTGAGtgttgcgtgtgagtgtgtatttttcACTGGGGCCGTGTATGTTCGGCAACCTGCGCCAGGCTACCCTCCTgagacacactacacacactacacacactacactcagaaacacactacacatacatacacactcagaaacacactacacatacatacacactcagaaacacactacacatacatacacactcacaaacacacacacacacacagtacacacggacacacgaacgcacacccCACAGATACAGACTCTATAAAGCAAAATCTCTTCGCAAAGAGAGAGTTTCTTAAATCACCATTTTTGTTATCTCCCCTGCACTATCCGTTAGAATGGGTCAGTCTTTAACTTGTATGTTGGGGGGATAACTCCAGTCTTATTATCTTCCCCTGCCCCagaaaatgtttgttttgtgtcgtctgctttgacAGCATTTAATTTGTGTGCTTTTATTCCGATCTGGTAATTATGTATTGTTTAGGATTGTGTTTTTAGGATTTTAAtaaattatgaacagaaacatttattgttggtggtgtattgtatgtgcgtgtgcgtgtgtttgtaagtgtgtgtgcgtgttcatgCGTTTGTGACGGTgagtgttgtatgtgtgtgcgtgtgtgtgtgtgagtgtgtatttttcGCTTGGgccgtgtatgtatatgtgtgggtTCGGCGACCTGCACCAGGCTATCCTCCTGGGACacactacacatacacacactacacacactacacacacacacacacacacacacacacacacacacacacacagagaaaaagaatgGAGAGAGGCAGAAGGAGAATTCAATTTTTTAGATTTCTTTCAAccgcgcacacatacatacacacacacacacacacacacacacactacacagacacacaaacagaaaaccaCAAGagtctttatatatatatatagttttaTTACACTCAACACCACACTTATTATATCATGTTACACGTACAATATCTAACGACGACAACAGCGGGGTACCTTCAAGCGAGCTGGCCCGGCAATCGAATGAGTATACCCAACAAATGAAAGGCGGGGTATACTTTCTCTaccagtgtttttttttttataatatctCACACGTCAGTgatcaccgccaccaccaccacctctcttcgtataataataataacaaaatacaacaacGACATAAACTTAGACGTCTCTCGTCTATCTTCCACCACCACCGATCTtgaacaaggggggggggggggggagtgttatTAGTCAATCGTATccatcattgttgttgttgttgttgttgttgttgttgtggcgtTGGTGTTGGGGTCCGGCAGCGTTGGTGGGCTCGGGTATGTCTCGTCTTCGCTACTACTGCAGACATAATAaccgtcgtcatcgtcgtcgtcatcgtcgtcgtcatcgttgttgttgttgttgttgttgttgttgttgttgttgttgatggtggtgatggtgtcCGGCGGGGCCGCCCGCGTGGGTGGTGCTATCGCTGACATCCCTTCTTCGGAAAACTGCGGCATGGCTGTGGCAGTGGTGACGACGACGGgctcttgctgttgttgttgttgttgttgttgctgttgttgctctTTGGAATTGGTTTtttcatcgtcgtcatcgtcggtGTTGTTGATGACGTCTGGGGCTGCTGCCGCGGGTGGTGCTGGCGGTGGTTGACtggtcattgttgttgttgttgttgttgttgtggcgtTGGTGTTGGGGTCCGGCAGCGTTGGTGGGCTCGGGTATGTCTCGTCTTCGCTACTACTGCAGACATAATAaccgtcgtcatcgtcgtcgtcatcgtcgtcgtcatcgtcgtcgtcatcgttgttgttgttgttgttgttgttgttgttgttgttgatggtggtgatggtgtcCGGCGGGGCCGCCCGCGTGGGTGGTGCTATCGCTGACATCCCTTCTTCGGAAAACTGCGGCATGGCTGTGGCAGTGGTGACGACGACGGgctcttgctgttgttgttgttgttgttgttgttgttgttgttgttgctctttgGAATTGGTTttttcgtcgtcgtcatcgtcggtGTTGTTGATGACGTCTGGGGCTGCTGCCGCGGGTGGTGCTGGCGGTGGTTGACTGGTCACGGTTGTGGTGGTGGCGATCGCAGAGTCGACGTCTTGTTCCGCGTCATGTACCATCGGTTCCTCGTCAAAATCATCGTCTTCGCAGTCGAGTTCGATTTCATCATTGATGTCTGGAAAAACTTCATccaactgttgttgttgttgttgttgttgtttgtcatcCACGCTGGTGCTGCTGTTGTTGGCGGtgttggtggtagtggtggtagtagtaATGGTGGTGGTGGCAAATTTAACAATTTTCTTGGGTTTTAATTGTTTTCTCAGTGGGCGCTGCCACGGGGtagcaacaacaccaccaccactaggctcttgttgttgttcttgctgttcttgttgttgttcttgttgttcttgttgttgttgttgctgttcatCGTGGTCTTTCTGGATGTTCCATACTGTATTCTGTCGATGAAGTTTTCGCTTTTGACCTCTTGTTATCATCGTGCCGGTCGGTGCCACCGTGCGGCCACAGCGGCCGCCGTCGTCGTTGTTCCGTGTGTTACTAGCCATCATACTGTTAAGAAAAAAGAACGTACTTTTAAGTACAAGTAGTATTGGTAGTACTATTAGTATGAGTGGTAGTAGTAGGAGAACCATTCAACTGAGACAAGAACAACCTCCTCTCGTGTAGTGGTTGTGAGGCCAAGTGTCCCTTCGAGCTGACCCGTACGgcatttatacacacacacacacacacacacacaccctggaggggaaggggggagaaagaagaagaacggAAGAACAACTTGGCCCGGGATCTGATATTATTTTGGGGCGCGGACTTTTGCTCAAAAAGTGAAAATCGCGAAAAGAAACGTACGAAATGTTGGGAGAGATGTCAAGGGGGGGAGGGAAAACAACCGTGCGGCAAATTTGCCCGTACAGTCAAAAAAAATCGATATAGAGTCAGACGTGGCGCAGCGGCTGTGGCTGGGCTGGGCTGGGCTGGCTTGCCTTGCTACCGGGCCCGGCGGCTTGCTTCAGAGTCGCATATCAATGACGGGGCGTCACCACAAAAAGAATTCCATTCACAACACATTCATTCACAAGCCGGCCCAGCCGGCGGACCAATCGAATCACGGGTCACAAAAGCACATGCCCGCTGACGTCAAGTGCGCCGCGGCGGCGAAAATAGGCGATGATTTGTTAGCTCCTCCCTCCCACCAGTCTAAATCCTACATCGTTGTTCAGCTACATGACGGTAAACTCAATGTTAAATGGATTTGTTCACACAGACgatgatgtttgtttgttgacggTTGACACACTAGTTCAATTTGTTTATTTCAGACACTTTCAATTTTCACGAAGCAGTGTGTCGTGTCACGCTTTTTTTTGGGTACAATGATGCAGCTTTGTGGAAGGACCCATCATTATTTGTTATCTCCCCTTGCGGCACTATCcgttagtagtagtagtagtatatgGGTTTGTTTTTAGACTACTATATGTTGAGGCTCCAGTCTTATTGTCTTCCTCAGAAAAAtgtcttgtctttttttttccccccttgTTGTGTGTATAGTCTTTggccggctctctctctctctctctctctctctctctctccttccaatTTCATTTCAATATTCTGCCTGGACAGGGGGGGGGTAGTGGTGGAAAAAttggtggctgtgtgtgttgacacaaaataataattacTCACTTTTACGACAGAAATGTGCGGACGGTCCCCATGATTTTCTTGCCGCAAGCCAAACAATCGTCAAAGATGTTCGAGCATTTTTCACAGGTGAGAAAATGTCCGCAGGGTAAGAAAGTAATACCACTGTTAGCTAGCTCCACTTTTAAACAAGCTCGGCAGAATTTACGGTTTCTCAAGTTCTGGTTTTCTTTGGCTAAGAATCGTACGCGTTCCTTTATTAGTgcaaacgacgacgacgacgacgctcGAGGAACTAGTTGTTcgcaacgacgacgacgacggcgttcttcttcttcttcttcttctttttcttcggctAAGTACAGTTTTCTTGCTAATTCTGACTGTTTCTCCGGACTCTGTGCGATCTCGTAAGCTGCGAGATAAAGTTTCTCTACGCTGTCGAATTCTCCATCAGCAAAATCTAGGCGTCGATTTTCAATAACTTGCATGACTATATGTTCTGGAATTCCCATTTCACAGACTGCTTCTGTCTTTGCTGATGATATTAGTGCTACGCTGTCGACCTTAGTGTTCGTTATCCTCCTCGTAGTACAGAAATCCATAATctcacaagaagaaaaaagaaaaaggtgaAATTTTGTCTCACCGAtcgttctctctctatatatatacgcacacaaagcaggaaaaaatgtgtgtgttgttgttttgtagtagttcaactcctttttcccggggatatagctcagttagtggtagcgcgctggatttgtattcagttggccgctgtcagcgtgagttcgatcccaggttcggcggaaatttatttttcacagagtcaactttgtgtgcagactctcttcagtGTCCGAACTCTCCCCccagtgtacactacattgggtgtgcatgttaaagatcccacgattgacaaaagggtctttcctggcaaaattgcttaggcacagttaataattgtctacctataacccgtgtgacttggaataataggccgtgaaaggtaaatatgcgccgacatggctgcaatctactggccgtataaaatttcatctcacacggcatcactgcacagcgcacagagagagagagagagagagagagagagagagagagagagagagagagagagagagagagagagagagagagagagagagagagagagagagagagagagagagagagagagagagagagagagagagagagagagagagatacaaccCACTCGTTCggacaatcacacacactctcattgcacacccccggtataggggtgtgtataggtttcactcggggtttttttcatttcattttcattactttattgtcccattgctgggaaattcgggtcgcttcctcccagtggaaagctaacagcaacggagtcgcgctacccaggtgtctgcgtgtttagctgtattcagccacctgtacTTATGGCAGACTGAGCGGCTACCGGGCCCTCtgtcgttgtgtgtgttttacttaTTTGATTATTTgtcattcttttattttttatatttttttttggagGAACTGGAAACACGTTTAGAAacgctttttattttatttttgctttATACGgtgtgtatgttcgtgtgtttgtgagtgagtgtgtttgtgagtgagtgtgtttgcgagtgagtgtgtttgcgtgttcgtgtgtttgtgaatgagtgtgtttgcgtgttcgtgtgtttatgagtgagtgtgtttgcgtgttcgtgtgtttgtgagtgagtgtgtttgcgtgttcgtgtgtttgtgagtgagtgtgtttgcgtgttcgtgtgtttgtgagtgagtatgtttgcgtgttcgtgtgtttgcgtgttcgtgtgtttgcgaatgagtgtgtttgcgtgttcgtgtgtttatgagtgagtgtgtttgcgtgttcgtgtgtttgtgagtgagtgtgtttgcgtgttcgtgtgtttgcgtgttcgtgtgtttgtgagtgagtgtgtttgcgtgttcgtgtgtttgtgagtgagtatgtttgcgtgttcgtgtgtttgcgtgttcgtgtgtttgcgtgttcgtgtgtttgtgagtgagtgttgCGTGTAAGTGTTCGTGTgagtgttgcgtgtgtgtgagtgtgtatttttcACTGGGgccgtgtatgtatatgtgtgggtTCGGCGACCTGCGCCAGGCTACCCTCTtgggatacacacacacacacacacacacacacacacacacacacacacacacacacacacacacacacacacacacacacacacacacatacaaaacatatAAGCGGGGAAGCCACCAGAGTCCTTATATATTGGTTTATTATACTATAAACACACTTattatgggggaggggggaaggaggTTTCATCATTGTGTGTTAGTGTcctgggaggaggggggagggggctgcGCTGGTGGTGCGGCCACACTGCTAGGCCGGCGGTTCAGTAATTCGTTAACTGCAGAAACACCAGCGGCGCATTTCGCGTCAATACTCCCGAGAACGCGTTTCAGTCGCTGAAATGTTTCAGCGTCCATATAGGATGTCGATATCGACGCCAACCTTTGCTGCCGTTCCGCTCTTTCGTCCATATCTCCGCGGCTTTCGCCATACGGAAACTGCATGGTAGAGGTGGTGGcgtcctccccctccccctcctcctcctccccctcctcctccccctcctcctcctcctccccctcctcctcctcctcctcctcctcctcctcctcctcctcctcctcctcctccttttcctcctcctcctccttttcctcctcctcctcctgttgCTCGGAAGTATTTTCGTCATCGTCattatcgtcgtcatcatcatcagagTCCATCACGACTAGTACCGGCGCCTGCCGCGTACCGTCACCAGGGGCCGCCATCATCGCAGGAGTAGTACTGGTCGTCGCCGCTTTTAGCTCCACAATAAAACAGTCGTCAGAGTCCCGGCCATGTTTCCGCTTTTGACCTCTAGTCGTTGTACCACCACCGGCGGCCGTCATAATCCGACGATTTTTCAGGCGGGGGTCCTGCATATATAATGAATATGTAGTAAGTGTCTCATCATTGTCCCGCTGCTGCTCCATTTCAGCATGaccagttgttgttgttgttgttgttgttgtcgttataATCCCTCGAGTCGCGGccatagttgttgttgttgttgttgtggtcagTGGCTCGATctccttctgtctttctctctctctctctctctctgcttgctgctgcttgcttgcttgctgctCCAGTATAGTCGATGATCCGTCCTCGTTGAGGGCACAAGGGTTTGTGCCGGCTAGTCAGTGTTAACATATGGTATTTAAAGGCTGCTATGTGTGTCGATAGGGGAGCGGGAATATTGATTGAAGAAAAACTTTATACagggaaaaagaaagagagagagagagaaaaagtcacacacacacacacacattcacaaactgCGGGAAATCTTGCTGTGTGCGATTTTAGAGGTTGTCGAACATAGCCGCAGCAGCTCGGCAAAGACCGTTTGCCGTTTTTCTCAATTTCTGGTTGTTCTCTCCACCAGGTCCGCCCGAGGCGAGCAAAACGGAGCTGTATAGTTTTCTCGCTAAAAACTGTGTGGCGCCGGTTGGTTTTCTGCCGTTTTTCTTCCAAGTCGCCGACCCGGTGTTGAAGAAAACAGTTGTAGTTGAGAATGGTCCCCTTTTACCCGTTTGCCGTTTATCTCAGTTTCTGACTTTTTCTCTCCCGGCACCAGCTGTGTAAGGTAGATtcccccattctctctctctctctctctctctctttgttcatGTTCTGCTGCCGCCACGTAGTAGTAGTATAGTTATCTCGGTCGGCAGTATAGTGCTGCTTCAGAACTTAATCCATCTCACCctcagatttgttgttgttgttgttgttgtagtagtagatcaatcatcatcatcatcatcatcatcatcatcatgtcaCACTAGTGACAGCAATAtagtgctttaaaaaaaaagaaaaaaaagccgaTGTTGTTTTAACGATCTCTGGAacgggagagggggaggggggggaggagagaaagGTCGCCGCTCTGCTGGCTGATATTTCTGATACCGGGACTTGAAAGTTGGCAACCCTGCGCTAAGCATTCGGCCTTTCTCTCTCAGTACTACAGCAAAAGCGTTGGCGGCGTGGCGAgaacgtggtgtgtgtgtgtgtatgtgtgtcatgtgagaggggagggagggggggggggggctgcgcgcggggtgtgggggtgggggagaaggGAGGACCTGTAGACAGGCTGAAAAGATCATGTGTGCTACTACTACATGCCCAGCCAGCCCCACCAACAACAAACTGTGGCGGGATGTCACTCAAGACTATATTATGATGATAATGTTTAGAGTTTCTCAGGAGGTGAAGTCTTCTCCCTTCCCCTCCAAACAACAAACATTTacttcaagagagagagagagaaagactgatcaGCGCCGTCTAGTGCTTCCTCTATACAATCATTCAGTGTAGAATgactgaataataataataataataataattgttttGATCTCACCAAATCAATCTTCTTCTCgttaaaatatttgttttttccattttgtttttatccCTTTTTTTTCCTCAGTTTTCCtgttgctttcttcttctttcattcagctatcccttttttttttggttgatgTGTGTATAGTCTTTGACTTCCGAccggctctctttctctctctctcttccaccaaTAACTATTAGTGGAATGCCATCACACAGACTTCATCACGGCCCGTTCAATTGCTGTCTGCCTTTTactaccaccacaaccaccgccCCCGGCCGGGTGATatattttttcaattttataAAAGCttgaagcaacaaacaaacaaaaaagcagcGTCAACTTGTTTTGCTCTTAAACATAGTCTGATTCTCGTATACAGAGTGGGATCTCTCAAGAAAACCTGTTATCAAGTCCAAAACAGTATGTAGTAGTATCTACAGCCCAACGAGGTCTGCAACTATAGTGAGATAAACTTCGCGGCCGTTATAAGAGGTGGTCGACCGTTCATTGGGTGGTGAGGAAGAATTCGTTTGGCGGTCAAAAAATCTACCTCATCATCCAAAACCGCAATCTCTGtggctactactactacttctactactacttcgGGCAAAAAGTCATGGTTGAGGTAAACCTTGACCGGCGAGAATTTCCATACCAATACTACGGCCATCAGTATACATTTGATAACATTATTACATCcgaattcttcttttttttgtatagAGAGAATCAGGAGAGGGGCGCGCCCCctcttttgtacattttctctATGGGAAAAATACAAgactaaaagtaaaaaaagtcacacacatacactagtTTAAAACACAGCGaccaatgaaaaaaaaaccgggGAGGGGTGTGGCTGGCcatctctctcgatctctccctTCAATCAAACAAAACCGATAGAGGGGCGTCTGTCGGCGGATCGTAGACTATATTCTGATAGTAGAAATCATCTTCAAACTCATTTTCATCAGCAATAAAGCTGAGGATATCGTCAAACTTGTCGTCGTTGTTAATAGTGTCAGGTGTAGTAAGATGATCAGAAGAAGAGGCCGCGCCGGTGGTGGTAAGATGGTTGTTGTGCATGATgagagattcttcttcttcacaatCAATTTCGATTTGTTGTTCTGTGTGATTTGTTTGTTCttgctggtggtggtgctgctgctgttgttctgTACCGAGACTGGTCAAAActgaaggaggaagaggagttAAGGTGGTGAATTTGACTTTCTTTCGAGTAGGTTGTTGCTGCTTTCTTAATGATGATGGTCGCCGCGCTACTAGAGGCTCTTTTTTTGGTTTCTTTGGTGAGAATACATATTCGTAGGGCCAATCATTTTGTATTTCTTCTTCAAATAGCCTTTCGTCCACCAACACGCTGCCACCACCGTCCGAAGTACACGTTATAATAGAATCATTATCGCTAGTACTTTCGTCTATTATTTcctcatcataatcatcatcgtcaGTATCCATCACCATCGGGTTTGTTAC from Littorina saxatilis isolate snail1 unplaced genomic scaffold, US_GU_Lsax_2.0 scaffold_561, whole genome shotgun sequence encodes the following:
- the LOC138954761 gene encoding myb-like protein AA — translated: MASNTRNNDDGGRCGRTVAPTGTMITRGQKRKLHRQNTVWNIQKDHDEQQQQQQEQQEQQQEQQEQQQEPSGGGVVATPWQRPLRKQLKPKKIVKFATTTITTTTTTTNTANNSSTSVDDKQQQQQQQQLDEVFPDINDEIELDCEDDDFDEEPMVHDAEQDVDSAIATTTTVTSQPPPAPPAAAAPDVINNTDDDDDEKTNSKEQQQQQQQQQQQQQQEPVVVTTATAMPQFSEEGMSAIAPPTRAAPPDTITTINNNNNNNNNNNNDDDDDDDDDDDDDDDGYYVCSSSEDETYPSPPTLPDPNTNATTTTTTTTMTSQPPPAPPAAAAPDVINNTDDDDDEKTNSKEQQQQQQQQQQQQEPVVVTTATAMPQFSEEGMSAIAPPTRAAPPDTITTINNNNNNNNNNNNNDDDDDDDDDDDGYYVCSSSEDETYPSPPTLPDPNTNATTTTTTTTTTMMDTID